CTGCGCCTTGAGAAACAGAAATTCCCAGCGTTACTATCAGTGCTGTAACTAATAATAAAACCGCCCAGAGTAGACGGTGTTTCGGAAAAATTGTCTGCAATAATTTATTCATCTCTATGATTGAGCATTAGCCTAGCAGCCATGAGTTGCATAACTTTTGTAATACAAATATCACTAGTCATTCACGCTTTAGTTTTGGCAAAACCTAGCGGGAAAATCTTAACTCAATGACAAAGCGCAAAGTCGAGCCAGTGCGTTCCTGTCGCCTTGCGTCGGAAAGCAACTGGCGTGGAGCGCCGGCTTCCGGCGAACAGAACTTTGTAAGAGAGGACAAATCAAATTATTGATGAACTGCACCATCAGGCATAATGGCTCCAGCTAAATTAGCGCCGATTAGTTTAACCAAAAGGCGCTCGCCAGAGCGAATCCGCGCGCCTGTCAAGTCGGCTCCCCGCAAGTCAGCACCGCTAAGATCTGCTCCGATTAAATTAGCCGAGCGCAAATTGGCTTCTCGGAGATCGGCTAAAAGTAGATTAGCTCTAAATAGATTTGCTTCCGATAAATTTGCACCTCTTAAATTTACTTTGTGCATAAAAGTATCGCTGAGATTCGCACCACTCAAATTGGCAAAACTCAGGTTTCTTCCCGATAAATCTTTGTTGCTTAAATTTGCCCTACTAAAATCTTGTCCACTCAAATCAGGATTTTTTGGTGGTTGTTGATAGGGTGTTTCAGGTGGCTTTTTCGGTTGAGGTGGCGGCGAGTAAGTTGTATGTTGAGTATTTTGAGTATGCTGTGTATGTTGCTTATGATGTGTATGTTGATGCTTAAGTTTGAACGAACGCAATTTATCGCGTGCTTCGTTGAATGCCTTAATTTTTTCTTGTGCTTTTTGTTGTAAACGGTGATTGTCTTGGGGAATGCGATCGGGATGCCATACAAAGACCAAATCTTTATAAGCCTGGTTCACTTCCTCAAGTGTGGCACCAGGCTCTAATTCCAAGACTCTATAATACCGTTCCAACTCGCTCATAAGATGTTTTCGTGGACATTCAAGTTAATTATCAGTGATGCATCCCTCTATTGGCTTAATTCTTTATTAAATCTCTATTTACTTGTACTATTTAATAACACATATAATTCGAGTTTTTGAGTGCCAATGGAAGTAGTTTTAGCTATCTGGCTAGCCCAATATATTAATTGAGCCACAGTAGCCTTTATCTCAAAAAAAGTTATATTAATATGCTAACTGATAGAGTACGGCAATTTTATCAGGTGCATCAGTTATTGTAAAAGCTACTTAATATAGTGTTTTTGTCATATTTTTCTACTCCTTTAAGATTATCTAAAAACGATCGCAACTAGTTTTGTTGCTCAATTTGATGATGAGGGAGTTAGTGAAACTCCTACGATCGTCAATAACAAGCCAGATATTATATTTGTTGACTGCTGATTCTGTACTTACGCACAGAGTAGGCAAATTTCACCCTTTCGCCAAACCTGAAACGAGAGACAGGGTATTTCTGTTGCAACTGCTTGTATAGCGAACTCTTACAGCAGAAGACTTTCACACAGTTATTATACAAGCCAAGAGTGACTAACTCAGTCCATCAATAACTTTTCTGTTGGCAAACCACTCTTAGTAGTCGGCTTTATGGGACTTTTCTAGAATTTCCCCTTTAGCCAATAGTTATTATTGATTTTTCTTTATCTTCCTATCTTTCCATCTATCCATT
The genomic region above belongs to Calothrix sp. NIES-2098 and contains:
- a CDS encoding heat shock protein DnaJ domain-containing protein; translated protein: MSELERYYRVLELEPGATLEEVNQAYKDLVFVWHPDRIPQDNHRLQQKAQEKIKAFNEARDKLRSFKLKHQHTHHKQHTQHTQNTQHTTYSPPPQPKKPPETPYQQPPKNPDLSGQDFSRANLSNKDLSGRNLSFANLSGANLSDTFMHKVNLRGANLSEANLFRANLLLADLREANLRSANLIGADLSGADLRGADLTGARIRSGERLLVKLIGANLAGAIMPDGAVHQ